The window CAGCACCCAACGTCTGAGCTCCTGCTGCCCTGCAGCGGTTATTGTATAGATCTTCTTAGAAGGTGAGCTCTCCTGATGCTGGACTTCGTTCGTTACATACCCCTCGTTCAACAGCTCTACCAGCGCTTTGTAAATCTGGTTATTGTTGCCCGACCAGTACATGAACGTGGATTCCTGGATAAGTTTCTTCAAGTCATAGCCGCTTAACGGCCTGCTACTCAGCAAGCCTAATATGGCATTGTTGATCGACATCTGCATTCACTCCGATTGTTTTATCATATGTTAACAGTAACATATGTTATGCAGAGATTACAAATCATATTTCCGTACGCAAAAAGAGCTGTCCAGAATCTGTTGCGATTCACTGGAACAGCTCTAACTAAGATATTCTGCGTCTGCGTTTATAGTAATCTGACTTTGCTCATTCAACTACGTCAGTTCAGCAGATTGTATTTGAACATGTAATTCCCTGACCCCAGCTTACATTCTACTCCGCCGCTTACCGCCTTCATCTCCAGGATCCCTGCCGCCTGTCCGGCGGTCAGCGCCTGCTCCTGCAGTCCCTCCAGCTGTGCTCCCGGTAGTACTGCCACTCCGCTGGCATTGGCCGGAATCGAAATCCCAATCTCCATCACGCCGTCTGCCGAACGTCTCCAGGAGGACGAGACTGGGCCATACATCGTCTCAACCGCAGCCTGTGCAAAATCCATGCCTGCGCCAGGCTGCGGCTTGATATGGATCACCTTGAACCCGGGCTCTGCTTCATCCGGTCCTATTCCAGCAACATAGCGGTACAGCCATTCACCGATCGCTCCGTAGGCATAATGGTTAAATGAATTCATGTCCGGGCTCCAAAAGCTGCCGTCCTCTTTGATCCCGTCCCAGTGCTCCCAGACCGTTGTTGCGCCTTTCGTCACCTGATACAGCCAGGACGGGTAATCCTGTTTAAAAAGCAGCTCATACGCAAGCTCCCCCTCCCCGCATTCACTGAGCACGGGATTCAGATACGGGGTACCGACAAAGCCGGTCGTCAGATGATTTCCTGCCTCCGCCAGCAGTCCGGTAAGCTTATGGACCGCCCGCTCCTTCGCCTCTCCATCAACGAGCCCGAAACGCAGCGCCAATACCTGTGCAGTCTGTGTCGGGACCGCAAGGCGCCCCGAAAGCGTAAGGAATTCGCTGCGGAAAGCCTCGGTAATTTTGCCATGCAGCTCCTGATAATAAGCAGCCTCCTCAGCCAAGTCCAGTACGGCTGCCGCTTTGGAAGTAAGCTCGACGGAATAGGCATAGAACGCGGTAGCCACGTAATCCCGGTCTGTAGCCCCCACATAGCTGTCCGGTTTGGAGTCAAGACCCAGCCAATCACCGAAATGAAATCCGGTATTCCACAAATACGGATTGTCTCCTTCCCCGTAAATATAGGCGACCCATTGTTTCATACTGGTGTACTGCTCGGCAAGCAGCCTCCGGTCACCATACATTTCGTAAATCGTCCACGGGACAATCGTTGCGGCATCCCCCCAGGCGGCAGAGGAGTGTTCAGTATCGCCCCAGCCTTCCGAGAACGTATCCGTGAGATTCGGAATATAGAACGGGATGCCTCCACCCGGCAGCTGGTCCGCTTTCAAATCCCTCAGCCATTTCGTGAAGAACGGTCCTGTATTCATTAGATAAGAAGCGGTACGGACAAACATCTGGGCGTCGCCGGTCCATCCCAACCGTTCATCCCGCTGCGGACAATCGGTGGGCACATCGAGGAAATTGCCCTTTTGGCCCCATAGGATATTATGATGCAGCTGATTCACGAGCGGATCGGAACATTCGAATTGGCCGGTGCGCTCCATGTCCGAGTGCAGTACAATTCCTATGAAATCCCCCAGGCCGACGGATTCCGGGAACCCAGTAAGCTTCACATAACGGAACCCCTGGAACGTGAAATGCGGTTCATACGTCTCTGCCGCTCCTCCTTTTAGCGTATAAGAAATCAGCTGCTCGGCAGCACGGATATTATCACGGTAGAAGTTGCCCTCACGGTCCAGAATTTCCGCATGCTGAAGCTGAACCGTCCGGCCCCGTTCTCCCTGAACCGTAAACTTCAGCCAGCCGACCATATTCTGGCCCATGTCGAGGACAGTGTCACCGTGCGGTGTTGTAAGTATGGCAATAGGCTGCAGCTTTTCGATCTTAGTAACCGGAACATTTTCCTGGGCGGTGATAATCTCCTTAGAATGTTGATGAAGCTCTACCGGATACCAGCCATCCGGCGACGGGTCCATAATATCCCGCTCCAGGCGGGCATCATACCGTTCCCCCATATAAATCTCCGACATCCGTACAGCACTTTCCGCAGCCTGCCACTGCGGGCCTGTAAGAAAACGTTCCTCTCTGCCGTCCTCATACCACAGGTGCATTTCTAGCAGCAGGGCAGCTACAGAACCGTAGATCTCTTTATCATGTTTATATCCCAGATAGCCTTTATACCATCCGTTTCCAATCAGTGCTCCCAGTGTATTCACACCTTCGTGCAGTTGACTAGTGACATCATAGGTCTGGTACTGCAGCCGCTTCCCATAACTCGTCCATCCTGGTGTGAAATAATGATCTCCCACCCGGCTGCCGTTCAGCTGCAATTCATATAATCCCAGTGCGGTAGCATATATTCTGGCCCTGACTACAGTCCCATTGACTTGTACGAATGTACGGAGCAGCGGACACACCTCAGAATCCTGAGCAAAACAAGCTGCTGGGGCGCTGATCCAATCCCCCTGCCACTCCCTTGCAGCCAGCAGACCCGTTTCAAAATAAGCCGTTTCTGCCGACCATTCTGACCCGATCCCTTCCTGATCCCATACCTTAACACGATAATAATACCGCGTTCGGGCCTCCAGCTTCAGCGTCTTCAATTCAACATGCACGGACTGTGCGGACTGCACTTTTGCAGAATCCCAGATGATCAGCTGGAAGTCAGCATCCCGGGCAAGCTGAATCCGGTAAGCCGATTGTGAACAGTTCCAGCCGCCGGAGCGGAGCTGCCAGCTGATTCTTGGTGCCGGCACATCAAGGCCAAGCGGGTTTTCCTTATACTCGCAGCGGAGTTTAGTGACCCACAACATAGGTATGATTCCTCCCTTATTAGCTATAAAACGATCTTTGCCTTATAATTATAGCTGCGTTACCGCTTACATTAACGGGCATTCAGGCCATAACCTCCCGGTAATCAGGCCATTTTTCAGGAGGAGGATTTCAAATGCAGCGAAAAGCCGAACTGTTCACAAGCGAGACTTTTCTGCAGAATCAATTGCATCTGCTGGTCAACCGCGCGACGGAGGACTTCGCCGTTCCTTTTCATGCGCATGATTTTATTGAATATTGTTATGTAGCAGAAGGCCGGGGATTTCATCATATCGAACAGGATACTTTTCCCGTGCAAAAAGGCATGCTCTTCGTTATTCCGGTAGGCGTGTCGCATGTGTTCCGTCCTGCTACGCCCGATGCCCACGGCAACCGCCTAATTGTCTATAATTGCCTGTTTGATGGTCATATGGTCGACCGTCTCT of the Paenibacillus pedocola genome contains:
- a CDS encoding family 78 glycoside hydrolase catalytic domain, with the protein product MLWVTKLRCEYKENPLGLDVPAPRISWQLRSGGWNCSQSAYRIQLARDADFQLIIWDSAKVQSAQSVHVELKTLKLEARTRYYYRVKVWDQEGIGSEWSAETAYFETGLLAAREWQGDWISAPAACFAQDSEVCPLLRTFVQVNGTVVRARIYATALGLYELQLNGSRVGDHYFTPGWTSYGKRLQYQTYDVTSQLHEGVNTLGALIGNGWYKGYLGYKHDKEIYGSVAALLLEMHLWYEDGREERFLTGPQWQAAESAVRMSEIYMGERYDARLERDIMDPSPDGWYPVELHQHSKEIITAQENVPVTKIEKLQPIAILTTPHGDTVLDMGQNMVGWLKFTVQGERGRTVQLQHAEILDREGNFYRDNIRAAEQLISYTLKGGAAETYEPHFTFQGFRYVKLTGFPESVGLGDFIGIVLHSDMERTGQFECSDPLVNQLHHNILWGQKGNFLDVPTDCPQRDERLGWTGDAQMFVRTASYLMNTGPFFTKWLRDLKADQLPGGGIPFYIPNLTDTFSEGWGDTEHSSAAWGDAATIVPWTIYEMYGDRRLLAEQYTSMKQWVAYIYGEGDNPYLWNTGFHFGDWLGLDSKPDSYVGATDRDYVATAFYAYSVELTSKAAAVLDLAEEAAYYQELHGKITEAFRSEFLTLSGRLAVPTQTAQVLALRFGLVDGEAKERAVHKLTGLLAEAGNHLTTGFVGTPYLNPVLSECGEGELAYELLFKQDYPSWLYQVTKGATTVWEHWDGIKEDGSFWSPDMNSFNHYAYGAIGEWLYRYVAGIGPDEAEPGFKVIHIKPQPGAGMDFAQAAVETMYGPVSSSWRRSADGVMEIGISIPANASGVAVLPGAQLEGLQEQALTAGQAAGILEMKAVSGGVECKLGSGNYMFKYNLLN